A window of Oncorhynchus kisutch isolate 150728-3 unplaced genomic scaffold, Okis_V2 scaffold2505, whole genome shotgun sequence genomic DNA:
tgtgtgtccagttgcgtgtgtgtgtctgttgcgtatgtgtgtccagtgcgtgtgtttgtccagtgtgtgtgtccagtgcgtgtgtgtgtctgttgcgtatgtgtgtccagtgcgtgtgtgtgtccagtgcgtgtgtgtgtccagtgcgtgtgtttgtccagtgtggtgtgtccagtatgtgtatgtgtgtccagtgcgtgtgtgtgtctgttgcgtatgtgtgtcctgtgtgtgtgtttgtgtgtgtgtgttctcacaggGCGCAGGATCACAGAAAGAGACGGACACAGAGTTACCATGGTTATTTTTCCAGGAATAAACTGGTCcaaactggtgtgtgtgttcctccgtGTATTTAAATGTCATATTGTGATCAAATATAAAACACATGATTAGAGTGAAACATCATGTTGTGTTTGACACAGTGACCACTTGACAAAGGGACACTGAGGAGGTAACATCATAAACCctaaaccctggatagaggggctcggTGAATGTGGTGTGGAATGTGTacaggtgggtcagtgtgtcagaggagactctgtagaaggacagagtgccagctggccagtccagatacactcctactctgtgggaGCTGGAGGAAGGGACGTCTATGGTAGTGTGATTATTATTGTGACAGGCCTTGTAACTGCAGTCAGAGCAGACcagactccaggacttgtcattgtATCCAATCCCACAGTCAatgccccctcctctccttttgattcctttatatgtcactcccataacagcccctcccccactcctctctacctcccagtaacagcgcccagtcagaccctctctacacagcacctgttCACAGTCCTCAAATCTATCTGGGTGACCAGGATACCGCCGCTCCTGTCTCCTacatgtcacctttctgttctcctcagacagagagaggagtctgtttactgtgtttgggtccagtgtgagatcacaggcatctgatggatgaaaccagacacaatattaggagtcatcatcattcacattagaatgttaactcactttTCACTAATTACACATACATTTAATGTAGATGTGTCTAGGTATCAACAGGAGAAGTTAAGGtaacttgagacttgttgaatgatcatatgttatactgtatggtaatgtaaaaaaaacacttaTTCACAaaaatgacacacatacactcacaccctgaacacacacacatatgtaacaCGA
This region includes:
- the LOC116370255 gene encoding stonustoxin subunit beta, with translation MKPGLRKYACDLTLDPNTVNRLLSLSEENRKVTCRRQERRYPGHPDRFEDCEQVLCREGLTGRCYWEVERSGGGAVMGVTYKGIKRRGGGIDCGIGYNDKSWSLVCSDCSYKACHNNNHTTIDVPSSSSHRVGVYLDWPAGTLSFYRVSSDTLTHLYTFHTTFTEPLYPGFRVYDVTSSVSLCQVVTVSNTT